Proteins encoded by one window of Rhinolophus ferrumequinum isolate MPI-CBG mRhiFer1 chromosome 13, mRhiFer1_v1.p, whole genome shotgun sequence:
- the IL18R1 gene encoding interleukin-18 receptor 1 isoform X3 gives MFLFHHNGKLFNATVTHNVTVGDYNKITPTLLEPRVTTSVRVELGKDIQLNCSATGDEKDRIDWYIGNRSRNVHEEEQTKIKTPEGKWITSKILRIENVNEENLNFPYNCVVQSYSGYQDFKSFRLLKKEDLDDIPGHVFTRGMIAAVSISVVVVCLVIVGVIYRVDLALFYRHFMGRDETLTDGKTYDAFVSYLKECRPESGEEHTFAVETLPRVLEKHFGYKLCIFERDVVPGGAVVDEIHSLIEKSRRLIIVLSKSYMSNEVRYELESGLHEALVERKIKIILIEFTPVSDFTVLPQSLKLLKSHRVLKWKADKSLPHNSRFWKNLLYLMPAKTVKPYRDESEVLPCFHSPDL, from the exons ATGTTCTTATTTCAtcataatggaaaattatttaatgcTACCGTAACCCACAATGTAACAGTTGGAG ATTACAATAAAATAACTCCGACTCTTTTGGAACCACGGGTTACTACCTCTGTTAGAGTGGAATTAG GAAAAGATATACAGCTCAACTGCTCCGCTACAGGGGATGAAAAAGATAGGATTGATTGGTACATCGGAAATAGAAGTAGAAATGTACATGAAgaggaacaaacaaaaattaa GACTCCAGAAGGCAAATGGATAACTTCAAAAATATTGAGAATTGAGAATGTTAATGAAGAAAATCTAAATTTTCCATATAACTGCGTTGTGCAGAGCTACAGTGGATATCAAGACTTCAAAAGCTTCAGATTGTTGAAAAAAG AAGATCTGGATGATATCCCAGGCCACGTCTTCACTAGAGGAATGATCGCAGCTGTTTCGATCTCAGTGGTAGTTGTGTGCCTAGTGATTGTGGGTGTCATTTATAGAGTTGACTTGGCTCTATTTTATAGACATTTCATGGGAAGAGATGAAACGTTAACAG ATGGAAAAACATACGATGCTTTTGTGTCTTATCTAAAAGAATGCCGACCCGAGAGTGGAGAGGAGCACACGTTTGCCGTGGAGACTTTGCCCAGGGTGTTGGAGAAACATTTCGGCTATAAGTTATGCATATTTGAAAGGGATGTGGTGCCTGGAGGAG CTGTTGTTGATGAAATCCATTCACTGATAGAGAAAAGCCGAAGACTAATCATTGTCCTGAGTAAAAGTTACATGTCTAATGAAGTCAGATATGAACTTGAAAGTGGACTCCATGAAGCACTGgtggaaaggaaaattaaaataatcttaattgAATTTACACCTGTCAGTGACTTCACAGTCTTACCCCAATCACTAAAGCTTTTGAAATCTCACAGAGTTCTGAAGTGGAAGGCTGATAAATCTCTGCCTCATAACTCAAGGTTCTGGAAAAATCTTCTTTATCTGATGCCTGCAAAAACGGTCAAGCCTTATAGAGATGAATCAGAAGTCTTGCCTTGCTTTCACAGTCCTGATCTTTAG
- the IL18R1 gene encoding interleukin-18 receptor 1 isoform X4: MIMFWTFGQLSWMTVDLTFSKWDYNKITPTLLEPRVTTSVRVELGKDIQLNCSATGDEKDRIDWYIGNRSRNVHEEEQTKIKTPEGKWITSKILRIENVNEENLNFPYNCVVQSYSGYQDFKSFRLLKKEDLDDIPGHVFTRGMIAAVSISVVVVCLVIVGVIYRVDLALFYRHFMGRDETLTDGKTYDAFVSYLKECRPESGEEHTFAVETLPRVLEKHFGYKLCIFERDVVPGGAVVDEIHSLIEKSRRLIIVLSKSYMSNEVRYELESGLHEALVERKIKIILIEFTPVSDFTVLPQSLKLLKSHRVLKWKADKSLPHNSRFWKNLLYLMPAKTVKPYRDESEVLPCFHSPDL; encoded by the exons ATTACAATAAAATAACTCCGACTCTTTTGGAACCACGGGTTACTACCTCTGTTAGAGTGGAATTAG GAAAAGATATACAGCTCAACTGCTCCGCTACAGGGGATGAAAAAGATAGGATTGATTGGTACATCGGAAATAGAAGTAGAAATGTACATGAAgaggaacaaacaaaaattaa GACTCCAGAAGGCAAATGGATAACTTCAAAAATATTGAGAATTGAGAATGTTAATGAAGAAAATCTAAATTTTCCATATAACTGCGTTGTGCAGAGCTACAGTGGATATCAAGACTTCAAAAGCTTCAGATTGTTGAAAAAAG AAGATCTGGATGATATCCCAGGCCACGTCTTCACTAGAGGAATGATCGCAGCTGTTTCGATCTCAGTGGTAGTTGTGTGCCTAGTGATTGTGGGTGTCATTTATAGAGTTGACTTGGCTCTATTTTATAGACATTTCATGGGAAGAGATGAAACGTTAACAG ATGGAAAAACATACGATGCTTTTGTGTCTTATCTAAAAGAATGCCGACCCGAGAGTGGAGAGGAGCACACGTTTGCCGTGGAGACTTTGCCCAGGGTGTTGGAGAAACATTTCGGCTATAAGTTATGCATATTTGAAAGGGATGTGGTGCCTGGAGGAG CTGTTGTTGATGAAATCCATTCACTGATAGAGAAAAGCCGAAGACTAATCATTGTCCTGAGTAAAAGTTACATGTCTAATGAAGTCAGATATGAACTTGAAAGTGGACTCCATGAAGCACTGgtggaaaggaaaattaaaataatcttaattgAATTTACACCTGTCAGTGACTTCACAGTCTTACCCCAATCACTAAAGCTTTTGAAATCTCACAGAGTTCTGAAGTGGAAGGCTGATAAATCTCTGCCTCATAACTCAAGGTTCTGGAAAAATCTTCTTTATCTGATGCCTGCAAAAACGGTCAAGCCTTATAGAGATGAATCAGAAGTCTTGCCTTGCTTTCACAGTCCTGATCTTTAG